In Scomber japonicus isolate fScoJap1 chromosome 20, fScoJap1.pri, whole genome shotgun sequence, the genomic window ttttaattcaatatgccccttccttcctcagctGAGATCCTGGAGAGTTTTGATACCCACCATCCTCTAGTGCTGCCAGATGGGGGTTACCAGTTCCAATTGAGAAGGGCAGTAACAGATTTGGCCTTGAGGGAACAGCTGGATAAGCTTCAAGAATTCATTTCCAGCCTCTGTGACTCACAATCCAATGAAGTCACAACTACTGGGGACTTCCAGGTACTGAAAATGTCATTAATGTGTTTTGGTATTAACATATTTGAAGTAGGTATGCCGAACAATGGAGTACTTCAATAGGCTGGGAAATATGAGTAATGAAAGTTTTTATGCCTGCCTGTGGTGGGCACATTAAGGCCTTATGgaaaatctttaaataaaaaaaaactgctgtagAACCTGCTTCTACACCCTCTTTTTAAAACCTAGCATAGGTGTACTGCTAAGTACTGTTGGACAGAGGAGACAAATTTATTGATTCACATTGAAATATTCTTTTAGCATTGCTGTCCGCCATGTTGTCCTTTTGATACTACCACTGGAGGCCACCACATATAGTGCTTTAAAGATGTCATAGtcaatatttttgtattaacaACTAATTTGTGGTTCAGACTCAAAATTCTCAAAACCCTTATATCAATACACAGCAAACGGCTGAGCAAACGTGAAGAGCTAATTATCTTTTGCAGTGCACACTGTATTCAGACAGTACCAGTATTTATTCAGTCACTGCCTCTTAATGCCTTGCTTTATGCTGTAATACAGCCACTGAGCAAGTCGAATGTTCCTTACATTTGCTCTCAATAAAGCTATCTCCCAAAGAATGTAATGAATGCTAGCTCCAGTTTTGTAATTTTTCCcatctgtgttcttttttatttggaGATCACTGCTCCTagccaagaaatagtcctgTAATAATCATGTAAAACTACAACATATTGTTTTAACTCTTATTTTTATACAGACTAAACAAACAGttcatttgtgttcattttttaatttaagagaTGCTGGTACCTTTCGACAGAGCTAGGCTAGCTTTATTCTATGTTTGAAATCTTTATGATCTGCTAGTTGTAGCTAGGACATGGTTAGCTATGACTGTGTCTCTAAAGCACTAGTCCCACACATTGGGAAatatttattcactttcttgctgagagttaaatgagaagatgtGTCTCTGTCAAGAAGAGGTAAGAAAGGTCATTAATAAACAAGTTACAGgtatttatgctaagctaagctgaGTGCCTGGTGGatctagcttcatatttagtgtaCATGAATGTGGTATAAATCTTCTCATCTTACTCTTGGCACATAAGCactataaaaaatgtcaaactatttgcTATTATTTGTCATCCAGGATAGTACCATTACCATGGAGGCTAAACCAACTAAGATAGATATGATTCCAAAAGCCAGTCTGGAAACCTTGGATACATCACCAGTTGAAATGGTCATATCGCAGGCTACTGTCCAGAACTACCCTACCTCTTCTGCCTTACCTCCATCACCCCCATCACCGTCATCTCCCTCCTCAACCCAGTACCATGATGAGTTCAGCTCCTGCGGTGCCCTCCTTTTGTCCCAGAAGCTAAGGAATCTGGAGCTGCAGACAAGACAGATGGACACCACTGAGATGAGGAGGTCAGCACTGGACCCGTCCTGCCTCCTGACCCCACCCAACACCCCCCACACTACAGATCCTGTTCATTTGGTGAAGGCAGACAAAGATAAATGGATGAAGGCTGACAGTGAGTCTCTCCCCTGGTCCTCTGGAGTAGATACACATGATGAAGGTACAAAAAGACATTACCATTCATGGTTTTCTTCTGGTTTTCtttcagaaaatgaaataaaatatcctTTGTTTTCTCCTTAGGTGGTTTAGTGTTTGAATGCCTGGCTGCACTTAAAGTAGACCGTTTGAAATCAGATTTGAAATCAGATTGCACCagtatgaaaataattgttgaactcaaagaagaagaggaggagcaggaggaggatgaagaggtggACGACCATTATGATGACAACAACGATGAGGTCTTTAGTATAGAGCTGGAACGAGGAGAAAGAGGACTTGGTCTTGCGCTGGTTGACACAAGGGTGAGTGGAAGAGATCTAGATCTCATGATTCATAGTTAAATGAACCTGACACCTGATCTACATCTTGTTTTTGCTGACCTTCAGTGATTGAACTTCTCACCATGTTACAGTGATTACAAATGTTAGGCGAGGTTACGTAATTATGACTTGGACCATCAGTGTCTGTATGTGCTTGACATTTTGATCTCATGTTCTAGGACACCATGATGAAAGTGAAAGGCATCTTCATCCGTGCAGTGGTCCCAGACTCTCCTGCAGCCCGGTGTGGGAAGCTGGCACCAGGAGACAGGATCCTGGCTGTTAATGGAGTCAGTCTGCTTGAACTTGACTACCAAAGGTAAACAGTCCCAACCTGAGTAAAAAAAGCAACTTGTATCTAAAACTGTATTTCTATAACATCTCTTCCATCTCTTTGTCTCTCGCAGTGGAAAGGAGCTGATCCAATCATCAGGTGACAGACTGAGGTTACTGGTGGCCAGGTCTGACTGGATGGCCAAGGTTATAACGAGTGAATGCTGACAGCATTTCTCACTATATTTGCTAACCTTAGAGACTATTAATGCATCACAAGTGCACTTAGAGAGAAGTATAAAATCCTGTTGAAAATTCAGGTTCAGGATTAGGGATGTGATGTAAGAATATGGTGGCTGAGAAGACAAAAAATGCACTATAAAAGGAGCTATAGTCGTGGCTGAAACTAGTACCAGGTTTTAGCTGCTCAGTGTTTTGTAGCTTTCATTCTAAATTGTAATAGCATGATGATAATTATTGATGTGTATGTTTGATACAGTGTTCCAGTGAATGAGACATTTTGATTTCAAACTGAGAGGTTTGCTTCAAACATTGTAAATTTGTTTGGTATGGTTGGTTAAGGGTTGGCTTCAAACATTGTAAAATTGATTGGTATGGTTGGTTAAGGGTTGGTTTCAAACATTGCTGCTGCCATTGCTACTATTCAAATTCTTAGTCCAGCCCTCATTTAAAATTGTGTATTTAAACTTTTAAGACAGGGTCAGAAGATACTTGTCcaaagactgactgactgtttccAATCTGGAAGTCTTCCATACAGCCATATGACTAGAAGGACCCACATGAGCTCAAGATAACCTGGCATATGAAAGCCTGGACCAAGGTTAAACGGCATGTCCTGTCCCAAAAGCCGGCTTCTGCTAATGAAATTTGATTGGTTTCTGCGGGAAGAGTGGTGGCTTCCCACAAAAAGCTTCAACAAGGAAACATAAGAACAGCATACATAAAAGTCTGATATTGGCCGGACAAGCTGTTCTGGTATCCTTCGTCAAACTACTGCTGTGGACAGAAAAACAATAAGCACTAAATAATATGTAATGTCATTGCCATTCttcaattcagtttttattattcatcatcGAGATAAAATACTTAGATATGTGACAGTGTTATTGTGTTGATAAGTGTTGGTCTGAATtgtaattgaacttttttttcaatgttttgttGATCATATTTTCCATGTTGGACCACAGTCACAGAAAGTGAGTCCACCCATGTATTTCTACTTCAGGGTGTGGTTCTGATTTGATCATTTTGCTTTATCTTTCACaaattacagtaaatattttcattgtttgctCATATCTGTCATGTTTCAGCAATAAAATTTGAATCCTCTAGTGGTGTCATTTCTAATCAGTTACACTGTTTTGACTACAATGCCACAGTTATGGTATAGGCTATAGTTTCTTAAACTATAGGTCCAGACCCAAAAAGTGACCATTTATGGATGAGtcactcttttatttatttatttttttacagagcTCAGAATGTTCCAGTGGTTCTCTTTCATGCTGTTATCCACTTACGTTGTTTATATTTCATGATACCACatggtttttttttccatcGTGGGCACTGCATACCTGTCAACCTCAGAGTACCTGATAGACAGTGCTTGTAGACATGACCGGTGGTGAATTTTGGAATTTTCTTTGGTTCAGCAGTTGGAATATGAACTAAATTGGCCACGAAATTAGTAAAAGAAGCAAGGCATGCAATCCCAGCTGCTGAAGCCCAAGCGGTTTGGACGATCAGGACATGAACCCAAAAGCAGACTCAGTATGAGTAGATCCAGACCAGCAAACTTCTGTAAAAGAAGATAATATGATAGGATAGAGAAGTcagatgttgtttttcttatcctaaataaatgaaaaattgtGTTGGCAAAGACACCTTGTTTGTTTGAGAGTTAAAGGTTTGAAATCACCTTAATTGTATAAGGGTCAGCAGAATATATTGCATAGTTGAATATGTCAAAATCATGGCAAATAACCCATAACTATGTGCATGGCTAGGTGCCATTATGGTTCTATTGGTCCTTTAAAACCACAGAAAATTATTATGAATTTAAAGTGCTGATTCTTGGCtttaaaggtaccctgtggagttACCTTGTAAACAAACTATAATTctgtttacattcagtgttaCTCACCAAAACATATTGCATGTATCTTTGACAACGGTAAAACTGATtttctgcattgtttacatTAATATTTACTAGCTTGAAGTCTCCCTCTTTCCTGCCTTTGCTGGTATTTTGCTTCATATTTCGACAGATTACAGTCACCTGCAGATCATTGGAGTAGTGTGAAACCATTGGCAGGATGGTGTACCCATGCATCCATCACCATGTGCATGagcatcaaaacaaaacagggaTCCACTCATTAGAAAACTGCTCCATAGTGCTACAAAAGGTCAATAACTCCACAGGATAACCTTTAACTAAGGGTGTTTACATTCATATCACTGCATTTACTGTAGGATTTTATGTTTGCACATTCAAAAGTCTTAAACGGTCACTGCTAAGGAGACAAAAACTGAGGATAGAAGTACCTCAGGTTTGAGGTACAAACTTTCCTCGATGCTTGGACCTGGTCTCCAATGCCACCTACTGGCTGTAACACAGAACACAACATAAACTATCAAAATGATCTCATCTCACCACTCTGCTCAACAGTAGGACCTTATATAGACAGGTGTATTGTGTGCCTTTCCATATCATGTCCAATCAATTGAATTTATTACAGGTGGACTACAATCAAGTTGTAGAAACATCTCAAGGATGATCAATGGAAACAGGATGCACCTGAGCTCAATTTTGAGTGTCATAGCaaagggtgtgaatacttatgtacaggcgatatttcattttttttaaaatttttaataaatttgcaaacatttctaaaaaaactTGTTATAATTGAGTATTGTGTGAAGATTGATGAAAAGCCATTTTTGGAAgaaggctgtaacataacaaaatgtgggggGGTGAAGGTGTGTGAATACTTTGCGAATGCACTGTATATGTGCACTTtttgagtattttattattatttattagatgtatatacatatacttGTTTCATTAGTACAACTTTTGGGTacgtttttagttttttcattgGATAGTCagagatgtgtttctatgtgatgttaTGTGTAGCTGCTCTAGaccaaaactgtaaaatatctatctacctatctatctatcatctatactCTATATGAGTTTGATCTGACTCTTGATTGCAGCTAATGATGCTGACAGAGTGAAATAATGAACtcctttaatcattttaattccattaaaatcaaatattctGGAAGTATTGACCAACATTTCCCCACCATCTTCTCTAAACCCAGTTTCACATATTTTGGGGGGATCATCAGGAAAACAAAGGCATGCATAGATAGTGGTATAGTCACCATAACATAACAACTGattttgaatgaaaaataacaaatactGTAAGCATATTATTTGGAGTGTGGAACAATGCAACAGagtcataaaacaaataaattattcaGGGATGTGTTTCAGCAAGGAAGGAGAGTTGTGACAGTTCATTCCTGTCTATTACAAAATAGTTGTTCGTGTAGGAACAGCATGTGAGAGACAGGgggaggctgagagagagagagtgagtgtgtgtgtgtgtgagagagagagatagagagagagagagagagagagagagagagaaggacaccACATCATCACTACATTACccaaataaagacaaagtccAGCTGCTGATAGTCTAGTGTGTGTTAGAGCTAGAAAGCCGTCCAGACTgtgctgactgactgactttaGCTCAGCTTTAAACAATGACTGAAGCAGAGTTATACACGGTGTATAAAGGGGTTTTTGTGCCTACATGTCTGCACCCTTCACAGAGCCTGAAGTACTACGAGGAGTTCACTTTCCGTCCAGATGATACTGTTATTGTAACGTATCCCAAGTCCGGTGAGTATTCTCTGTTTGTGGTAAAATGAGTGTCTCACATTCTTATCTTAACTGTATTATTGACACAGTGTTAAACTTAGTTAAACATGAAACGTcttatatttacattaaattaaGAACGAAGACAGTTACTGGAAATTCTAGCACATCCAAATTGTATATTAACCTACCTTTCCTATACTCCCTCAAATATCGCCGCTTCCGGTCGTTGCTTGTACACAttcctgtctttgttttttcttttaggtGTGTCAAGTTTTACGTTTGATAATGTGTTCCCAGTGATTCATAAAGCTGAGCTGTGAAGAATAAATGGTCATATTTGGCACATTGACAGCAAATGTCAAGAGTATGTGTAGGCCTATATCTGTATTGTTGTCGTGTGTGTTCAGACTGCTGTGTAACGGAAGGAAAGTTAATTTTAGATTAGGGCTACGTGTTGTATACCGTGTATGTGAGATGACAATCAACACTTACACAGGAAATAATGCtctattttcttcctttcttaaCTGTGTTGAAGGTAAACGAACTGTCAAAATTCAGCATTCACAGTATTCACAACAAGCAGAGGCAATACACAGTATCAGCATCTGGAATGTAACACACACCCAACCAGTtatgtaattttttattttattttttggcagtaattcatattttaagtcTCAGTGGCATTGTAATATTTtcagaaacaacaaaacaggAACCTGCTGCTCATTATAAAATAACTATACAATTAGTTTCTGCGTAACTATTCTATATCAGATAATATCCAGATCCTTTACTTGAAATTAGCTAAATCAATTAGCAATTAGCAAAAATAGCAAGAGAATAGTGCATTCAGTGTCCTGCATTCAACATTTTACCAAGCAATTTGCTTAAATGTCAAAGATAAAAGTACTGTCAACCATTATTAGTAATATATTAAACAATAGGTTATCTAGAATTGTATCTCTTACTTATCTTTTATTCTTATCTCTTGCTACTTAGAATATCTTACTTCAATACTTACATGACCTTCACGCTGGATATTGATAaattactgctgctgttgcatGTTAATGATTAAGCATCAAATTGTTCATCaataaatataagattgcaccGGTCTAGTAATTACTTGCTTATTGTATTGATAGTACCATGCAAACGTTTAAGATACTGATGAAAAAAGGTGataaagtgaaaaataatgtcatgaatagtttttattaaTCAGTGAACTTCATTTAAAGTTGAGGTAATATTTATTATGAGTGGCTCTCCTTGCAGATGTTCATGGTACACCTTCACACAGTGTTTCAGGTGCTTGGCAGGGCGGTTGTTCCTGCATCTTGGAGGAGTTGCAACAGTTGCTCTAGTATGGATTTCAGTGTTTCAGCTGTTCCTGTGTCTTCATGCAATCCCAGACTGCTTCATGGCTCCTTGTTTTTAATAATGGATAGTTCTATATGACTCATGCTGCAGGTTTGAGCTTGTTGTTCTGCTGCGTACCATGATACATTTAGTCCAATCAGACGCCTCCCTCATGCTGTTGCAAGAAAATTAACATCACAAGTgcctaaaacttttgcacagtatctatctatctatctatctatctatctatctatctatctatctatctatctatctatctatctatctctctctctgtttgtctgtctgtctgtctgtctatttgtGTAGCATCATCCTTATGTACTGACAGATTGGTTCATTTACCATTAAGTAGTGAATTACATAAGTAGCCTTTGTCAAATGTCAACAGTAATTATTAAATGATTGTATTTCATGTTCATTCAATTCAGCATTTAACAAATGAAAATTAGAGGACGTACTCAGGGTACAGAGTGGACTCTAAGATTGGACTGTAGATTTTTCATCACACAGTTTTAGAAAGGCTGGGAAGTAACATGAAAAAATGTTGTGTTCTGTACAAGTCATTAGTGTAACCACAAATTCCAGAAAACCTCTTGTGTCCTTCATTCAGGTACGACTTGGATGCAGGAGATTGTCCCTATGATCATGAGTGGAGGAGATCCAGCTCCTGTTGAGAATATTCCTAACTGGGACCGTGTTCCCTGGCTGGAGGAGCATCGGGCCTGTGTCCTTAATCTTGAAGAGAGGCCATCTCCGCGCATGTTTGCTACACACTTCCACTATAACATGATGCCACCATCTTTCTTTGAAGTTAAGCCAAAGGTAAGGTTTGTGTCATGgatcattattatcattgtttgtTGGGTTCTGTTCTTTCCCATTGGGGTACATTTTCCTTTGGTGTCATAGAAATAgctaaatgaataatgaatgtgtTCACATCATTTAAGGTCATCTATGTCATGAGGAACCCCAAAGACGTGTTTACATCGTCCTTCCATTATTATGGGATGACTTCCTTTTTGGTCAACCCAGGCACACAGACCGAGTTCCTCCACAAGTTCCTTGATGGAAAAGGTTGTGcttattgttattaataatcagtttatttatatttaacagtaaGCCACAGTAACCTTCAACTGTGGTCAAACACCTAGTAACAGGATTTTACATGTGCATGATTTTCTTTCCCTCATAGTTATGTTTGGCTCATGGTTTGATCATGTAAAGGGCTGGCTGAATGCTGAAGATAAAGCGCGAATAATGTACATCTCCTATGAAGAAATGATAATGGTGAGGTTCAACAATACTTCTCAAAACTGCATTTTACAAACATTCTCAACTTCACTAGAAGACATATGAGATGagttgtgtgtctctgtgctgcaggACCTGAAGGACTCTGTGGCCAGAATGGCTCAGTTCTTGGAGAAATCTCTGGACCCTCAGGTCATTGAGAAGATAGCGGACCGATGTGTGTTCAAGAACATGAAGCagaacaaaatgtcaaactactctCAAGTTCCTCGTGAATTCATGGACCAGACAAAGTCGGAATTTCTCAGAAAAGGTATATTTCAATAAATGCTACATTTTGTATACAGCTGAGTCTCTTGAGCTGAGAAATATGCTGTCATTGACAAGAAGTCCTTGAAGTGTTTAGAAAAAAACGGCTAATTGAACATCTACAATTCTATGACCATAGGGCAAATCTATCTAAAGATGCAGATCATGTGATATGAGACTGTGTTGTCAACTTCTGTTTCCAATTCCACATGttccaatgttttttaaaaatattttttccttttgttgcaCGTTGTGTTTCAGGAATCGCTGGAGACTGGAAAAACCAACTAACAGTGGCAGAAGTGGAGCACTTTGATGCCGTTTAcaaggacagaatgaaagatgtaaaatacaattttttATGGGATTAAACTAAATGTGAACAAAACATGTTCCACCATACGTCAGTTTGGTTCAGAAGAAATGCAAAATGCTGCCAATTAACTGCCAACTTTCTCTTATTTGTCTACTTTTTACTGCAGTATCATTCTCATAGACTCTGTTTTGCTTGTTTTGATTTCTTTGgttattaatttataataataatatgaccAATGTATTCATTTGAGATTTGTTCAAGAGTTAAAATTTGAGTTGAACTGAGAATATCAACTGTCAAATACAGGGTTGaattatattttctgttctCTAAACCTACAATCATTTGATCTCATTTGTCAAGCACATCAATTAATCTTGGCTTAGTGtatattttgattttgttttttttaattttgttttttgctatctggtttttctttttttatcatctgCCTTTTCAAGCAACATAAAGCGACACTTGAATTTGAAGTAAATTATAAATTGTGCTTCACAgccagggttgggaaggttactttggaaatgtaataggttatcTAAAatttaataagtaatgtaactatttcaattgcTTAAAGTAATGTATCATTTGACGTTTGATTACTTTTTGGAATACTTTTCTAACTTTCTAAcgaatgttttcaactgttagggtaaatgtacCCATTAAGCAGGGGTGcaacagtgattttaaaaatatggGTGTCCTAGTGGTGGGACATGAGCACCACAACCACTTTGGCCTCTGTTCCAGTCTCAACAAGAGGCACTACTATAGTTGTAACCACTGCTTCAgcttacaataaaataattaccATATAATTGTAACTCAGGAGAATTTATTTAGAGTCGGGTAGTTTACTAAATAAATCCAGTTATTTATGAATTgttggtctgtttttggttgttactgtagagaggactagtctgtttttggttgtagagaggactggtctgtttttggttgttatacaacatgaacataaagggttttttttcaaataagaATAGAGTAAGTTATCACTGCTAGAAATCAGTTAACTTCAGCTAACAACACCTGAGTCTCTTATGGACAGGAGCTGACTAATAAAAGCTTGGCTGCACCATTTATAAACTGGCTCATAAAACTGACaataattttactttttgaGGAGCAATCTTTGGCCTGCTGCTGAGGGCTTTGGGTACATTTCCAGTTTCACAGACTGGTATACTGGTTTATAGTCAgttgtatttacattcagtatAATTTGTTCTTATTATAAATGTGAAGGAATAGATACTGCTCACTAAATAATTATCACTCCACCACCTCTCCTGACATCTAGGTGCATgagagtgagtcagagacagggGCAGGATGCAGGGACAGAGCAGAGATCCTTTGCTGTGGTGAGTGATGAAAGGGATTTGACAGTTTAGAATAATTTGTCaacaaacatttcagtcaaGATGTCCTATATGACCAATAAAGTCAGGAGAACATCActtatttgaaaatgtgataACTTAATATCATACTGTTCCTAGGTGAAGCATCTTATGCTATGCTCACTTTTCTTTACTAACTGTAAATCAACAATTGACCCTCAAATTCATTGTCATTTAATTGTAAAGGCATTGACCACCAAAAAAATCGGAATTTGAGAATGACTATGACTCACCTGTATTATCACCTGTATGATTTCTACTCTGGTAAAAACTTTCTGGGGGAGGACCCCTAGACCCCCCTCCCATTACATTGTCCCACCCACATTCCAAATGTTTCCTATGCCCACACTGTACATAGTCATGTTTCTTTAaagtataaatgtaataaaatgtctttGACATATGGTGACGACTATGAAAGCGCCCGAAAAAGATTGGGGGCCTGCCCAACTTCCCTCAAATGTCACTCCAAGGTTTTCTGAAAAGTTAACAGCTA contains:
- the LOC128381012 gene encoding sulfotransferase 2B1-like; translated protein: MTEAELYTVYKGVFVPTCLHPSQSLKYYEEFTFRPDDTVIVTYPKSGTTWMQEIVPMIMSGGDPAPVENIPNWDRVPWLEEHRACVLNLEERPSPRMFATHFHYNMMPPSFFEVKPKVIYVMRNPKDVFTSSFHYYGMTSFLVNPGTQTEFLHKFLDGKVMFGSWFDHVKGWLNAEDKARIMYISYEEMIMDLKDSVARMAQFLEKSLDPQVIEKIADRCVFKNMKQNKMSNYSQVPREFMDQTKSEFLRKGIAGDWKNQLTVAEVEHFDAVYKDRMKDVKYNFLWD